The following proteins come from a genomic window of Rhodohalobacter sp. 614A:
- a CDS encoding PAS domain S-box protein, with product MGKQKIEHLEIFLKCNLGLDGVLKRVPTQFCTFLEYTEQELKTEPFSKWVHPKDQEIWSEFFGKIISEKSGDFESEISLLTKSGDSVSVFISGILIRDEKGNADYIACHIQNLSKQLKIFQKLEEREQQFNSLFRNNPHPVYYFDVEGNFEGVNNKLVEFSGISEKELLSKRFEDFIHEDDLERTKRHFQKTLDGSSGQYEIKVKVKDGVKNIRVTKFPKYSGDNVVGVFGVFQDITKEKKTIQKVKESEERWQQLLRQNPQPVQIVQDGKIVYINQAGTRYYGARSLSELIRKPIMDFVHNDDAEKVLKRKKLLEQNQHIAPAVNKIVLLNGEQRYIEAHSIPISYKGKPAIQTVVHDITDLKQNQEMIGKSLKEKETLLKEIHHRVKNNLAMISSMLELQIMQSTDQSATNALRDSQLRIRSIAMIHEKLYQNESLYGIRFDNYLKELVDTIKQTYLTSGREVDVFLDLDSISLDINQVIPCSLIVNEVVVNSFKHAFNGMQKGALRILMNSEDSNIDLVISDDGLGLPENFDMHKQQSLGMTLIDALSNQLEGRVSFHEGADGTGTVFRLRFKKKAD from the coding sequence ATGGGTAAACAAAAGATTGAGCATCTTGAGATTTTCCTGAAATGTAACTTGGGTCTCGATGGGGTATTGAAGAGGGTTCCAACTCAGTTTTGTACATTTCTGGAGTACACCGAACAAGAACTAAAAACAGAACCGTTTTCCAAATGGGTGCACCCGAAGGATCAGGAAATATGGTCTGAGTTTTTTGGTAAAATTATCAGCGAAAAATCCGGTGATTTTGAATCAGAAATTTCCCTTCTGACAAAATCAGGTGATTCTGTATCTGTTTTTATATCCGGAATACTTATCCGGGATGAGAAAGGAAATGCAGATTACATTGCCTGTCACATTCAAAATCTTTCAAAGCAACTGAAGATTTTTCAAAAGCTGGAAGAAAGAGAACAACAATTCAACTCGCTTTTCAGGAATAATCCCCACCCCGTTTACTATTTTGACGTTGAGGGCAATTTTGAAGGAGTAAATAATAAGCTGGTAGAATTTAGCGGGATTAGTGAGAAAGAATTACTCAGCAAAAGGTTTGAGGATTTTATTCACGAAGATGACCTTGAACGAACGAAAAGACATTTCCAGAAAACGCTAGATGGAAGTTCGGGCCAATACGAAATCAAAGTAAAGGTTAAGGATGGCGTAAAAAATATCCGGGTTACCAAGTTCCCCAAATATTCGGGAGATAACGTAGTGGGTGTTTTCGGTGTTTTCCAGGATATCACAAAAGAGAAGAAAACAATACAAAAGGTTAAGGAGAGTGAAGAGCGCTGGCAGCAATTATTGCGGCAAAATCCGCAGCCGGTTCAAATTGTACAGGATGGAAAAATCGTTTATATCAACCAGGCCGGAACAAGATATTACGGGGCCCGATCACTGAGTGAGCTTATCCGGAAGCCCATTATGGACTTTGTGCATAATGATGATGCAGAGAAAGTTTTAAAACGGAAAAAATTGCTTGAACAAAATCAGCATATAGCTCCGGCCGTGAATAAGATTGTGCTGCTCAATGGTGAACAAAGATATATTGAAGCGCACTCCATCCCGATTTCTTATAAAGGTAAACCTGCCATCCAAACCGTTGTTCACGACATTACGGATCTGAAGCAGAATCAGGAAATGATCGGGAAATCTCTAAAAGAAAAAGAGACTCTTCTGAAAGAGATTCATCACCGGGTAAAGAATAATCTGGCGATGATTTCATCCATGCTCGAGCTTCAGATCATGCAGTCCACGGATCAATCTGCAACAAATGCCCTTCGGGACAGCCAGCTTCGGATTCGTTCCATTGCCATGATACATGAGAAGCTCTATCAAAACGAATCACTTTACGGCATACGGTTCGATAATTATCTGAAAGAATTGGTTGATACCATCAAGCAAACCTACCTTACATCCGGGAGAGAGGTCGACGTATTTCTTGATCTTGATTCAATATCACTTGATATCAACCAGGTTATTCCATGTTCTTTGATTGTAAATGAGGTGGTGGTCAATTCTTTTAAACATGCTTTCAACGGTATGCAAAAAGGAGCTCTCCGGATTTTAATGAATTCTGAAGATTCCAACATTGATTTAGTTATTTCTGATGACGGCCTCGGTCTTCCCGAAAATTTTGATATGCATAAACAACAATCCCTGGGCATGACTCTGATTGACGCCCTATCCAATCAACTCGAGGGAAGGGTTAGTTTTCATGAAGGTGCTGACGGAACCGGAACTGTTTTTCGCCTGCGATTCAAGAAAAAGGCGGATTAG